One Niallia circulans DNA segment encodes these proteins:
- a CDS encoding ABC transporter ATP-binding protein, producing MNNLLLFLKKLVEVTGRKIYLNFFLSLLISALEGIGIYLLVPMLAVIGVFDMQMDNVFPINYIMKGMEKIPFDVSISFVLILYFFLITGQALLQRYQSITNTWIQQNFIKKLRLDLYKSLNGAKWEFFIGKRKSDFNYILTTEIARVGSGTHSVIQLSSLIFFTLIQVMLAFLLSPLLTVIVLVSGTVLAIYMKKFLKGSKTLGRETTDLMNEYFGGITDQFNGIKDMKSNMLEESYFHWFRGKSNAIESNVMKLVRLSSTSTLAYRIAAALLIVMFVYVSLNMMHIANEKVVLIILIFSRLWPKFTSIQTNLEQIIAMLPAVENVLNVQEESQKQQEFKISSQKNHHKNQYYDGVIECKNISYRYDTSQEIMALTNIDICIRNNETTAIVGKSGAGKTTLVDMIMGLLKPEHGQVRINNQPLNDDNLLTFRSSISYVSQDPYLFHTTLRENLLMVRPDASEAEIWESLSFAAAAEFVKKLPLGLDTVIGDRGMKLSGGQRQRIILARAILRKPSILVLDEATSALDSENEKKIQESIDLLKGKMTIIIIAHRLSTIRNADNVIVLEDGKVIQEGAYQRLSQSQGALRNLLNTQELALNQTLA from the coding sequence ATGAATAATCTTTTGCTTTTTCTCAAGAAATTGGTTGAGGTCACTGGGAGAAAGATTTATCTTAACTTTTTTTTGAGCCTATTAATTAGTGCGTTAGAGGGTATAGGTATTTATTTATTAGTACCTATGTTAGCTGTAATTGGAGTATTTGATATGCAAATGGATAATGTATTTCCGATAAACTACATCATGAAAGGGATGGAGAAAATACCTTTTGATGTTAGCATTTCATTTGTGCTTATCTTGTATTTTTTCTTGATAACAGGTCAAGCACTTCTCCAGAGATATCAATCAATTACGAACACATGGATACAGCAAAATTTCATCAAAAAATTAAGGTTAGATTTGTATAAATCCTTAAACGGCGCAAAATGGGAGTTCTTTATTGGTAAAAGAAAGTCTGATTTCAACTACATATTAACAACAGAGATTGCAAGGGTAGGGTCTGGGACTCATAGTGTAATCCAGTTATCCAGTCTGATATTTTTCACCTTAATACAAGTAATGCTGGCCTTTTTATTATCTCCGTTACTTACTGTTATTGTACTAGTAAGCGGGACAGTATTAGCGATTTATATGAAAAAGTTTTTGAAAGGCTCAAAAACACTTGGCAGAGAAACAACTGATTTAATGAATGAATACTTTGGTGGTATAACCGACCAATTTAATGGCATTAAGGATATGAAAAGCAATATGCTAGAAGAATCTTATTTCCATTGGTTCCGAGGGAAATCAAATGCGATTGAATCTAATGTTATGAAGTTAGTCAGACTTAGTTCAACATCAACACTAGCCTACCGTATAGCTGCAGCCTTACTTATCGTAATGTTTGTGTATGTATCACTTAACATGATGCATATTGCCAATGAAAAAGTAGTTCTTATTATTCTTATTTTTTCTAGATTATGGCCCAAATTCACATCTATACAAACTAACTTAGAACAGATTATTGCAATGCTGCCTGCTGTAGAAAATGTGTTAAATGTACAGGAGGAAAGTCAGAAGCAGCAAGAATTTAAAATCAGCAGTCAAAAAAACCACCATAAAAATCAATATTATGATGGTGTAATAGAATGCAAAAACATTAGCTACCGTTATGATACAAGTCAAGAGATAATGGCATTAACTAATATTGATATTTGTATCCGGAATAATGAAACAACTGCCATTGTAGGGAAATCAGGGGCAGGAAAAACAACACTAGTTGATATGATTATGGGCTTGCTAAAACCAGAACATGGACAGGTGCGAATTAATAATCAGCCGTTAAATGATGATAATTTACTTACCTTTAGAAGTTCTATTAGTTATGTTTCTCAGGATCCATACTTGTTTCATACAACACTCAGAGAAAATTTACTTATGGTGCGGCCTGATGCCTCAGAAGCAGAAATATGGGAATCTTTATCTTTTGCCGCAGCAGCTGAGTTCGTAAAGAAACTGCCCTTAGGTTTGGACACTGTAATTGGCGACAGAGGAATGAAGCTTTCTGGAGGTCAGCGACAGCGGATCATACTAGCTAGAGCAATATTAAGGAAACCTTCCATCCTTGTATTGGATGAAGCCACAAGTGCACTTGATAGTGAAAATGAGAAGAAAATCCAGGAATCAATTGACCTCCTCAAAGGGAAAATGACAATAATAATTATTGCTCACAGGCTGTCTACCATCCGTAATGCAGACAATGTTATTGTGCTGGAGGATGGAAAAGTAATTCAAGAGGGGGCGTATCAACGCTTGTCTCAGTCTCAAGGTGCTTTAAGAAACTTGTTGAATACACAAGAATTGGCTTTAAATCAAACCTTAGCATAA
- a CDS encoding lasso peptide biosynthesis B2 protein, translating into MLGVFSKIKKFMQLNMQRRTLLIEAFFYLGRARYLKLLPFEKVAPSLGEQSTETSISSSVHDQMITDVSYAVITASKHTFWDSSCLVQAIAATRMLNKRKIESTLYMGIARDEDGSMIAHAWVRSGSLFVTGAETMNQFTVVKTFAKGPYYQKGISSKGENHRKMEN; encoded by the coding sequence ATGTTAGGAGTGTTTTCTAAAATAAAAAAATTTATGCAGTTAAATATGCAAAGAAGAACTCTTTTAATAGAAGCATTTTTTTATTTGGGAAGGGCAAGGTACTTGAAATTATTGCCTTTTGAAAAGGTAGCACCTTCTTTAGGAGAACAGTCTACCGAAACATCAATCAGTTCATCTGTACATGATCAAATGATAACAGACGTATCTTATGCAGTGATAACAGCAAGTAAGCATACATTTTGGGATAGCAGTTGTCTCGTACAGGCAATTGCAGCAACTAGAATGTTAAATAAAAGGAAAATAGAAAGTACACTTTATATGGGAATAGCAAGGGATGAGGATGGGAGTATGATTGCGCATGCATGGGTGCGCAGCGGTTCATTATTTGTTACCGGTGCTGAAACGATGAACCAATTTACTGTTGTGAAAACTTTTGCCAAGGGTCCTTATTATCAAAAGGGCATAAGCAGTAAAGGCGAAAACCATCGAAAAATGGAAAATTAG
- a CDS encoding SOS response-associated peptidase: MCGRYSLISELDFLQTEMNFEFYEEISPRYNISPGQDILAVGYNYGRRVGSYLRWGLVPFWAKDEKVGYKLINARMESIDEKPSFRQAFQSRRCLIISDGYYEWKKTEDGKRPFRFVMKDSKPFAFAGLYEVWKKGDGTKPLATCTIVTTNANEITKDIHDRMPVILKQEDYNQWLNPRMDDYQQLKQLLVPYDTEAMIKYEVSTLVNSSKNEGEILTAPRNSE; encoded by the coding sequence ATGTGCGGCAGATATTCCTTAATAAGTGAGCTTGACTTTCTACAAACTGAAATGAATTTCGAATTTTACGAGGAAATTTCACCAAGATACAATATATCACCAGGACAGGATATTCTCGCAGTTGGTTATAACTATGGACGCAGGGTTGGGAGTTATTTACGATGGGGCCTAGTCCCATTTTGGGCAAAGGATGAAAAAGTAGGCTATAAACTAATTAATGCTCGCATGGAGAGTATTGACGAAAAGCCATCCTTCAGGCAAGCCTTTCAAAGTAGAAGATGCTTAATTATTTCTGATGGTTATTATGAGTGGAAAAAGACAGAGGACGGAAAACGGCCTTTTCGATTTGTCATGAAGGACAGTAAACCATTTGCCTTTGCAGGTTTATATGAGGTGTGGAAAAAAGGAGACGGTACAAAGCCGCTTGCGACATGCACCATTGTTACCACAAATGCTAACGAAATAACAAAGGATATCCATGACAGGATGCCAGTGATATTAAAGCAGGAGGACTACAATCAGTGGCTTAATCCAAGAATGGATGATTATCAACAACTAAAACAGCTGCTCGTCCCATACGACACAGAAGCAATGATAAAATATGAAGTTTCAACACTTGTCAACTCTTCGAAAAATGAAGGAGAGATATTAACTGCTCCACGTAATAGTGAGTGA
- a CDS encoding pyridoxal phosphate-dependent aminotransferase, producing the protein MKDLSRKIQGIKAAKVRQMYELSQGLEDVVSFVIGEPEFDTPKNIIDAAKKAMDNGETHYTPNAGILPLRVAVSKHFQEFDKVSYNPEDEIFITVGGMQGLFLSLLILTNPGDEVIVSDPCYTNYFGMIEMNNAVPVTVPVFEEEGFNFTEERLREAITPNTKAIILNSPSNPTGAVASRDTMEMIARLAMEHDIYVIFDEVYKYLTYDEPFYNIARISGMKDRTIIIDSVSKSFAMTGWRVGYCLAPKPIIAQMQKIQEFMLSCVNTPAQYAAIEALTGPTDAYTYMNEQYKERRSIMVERINQIDKISCLMPKGAFYVFMNIKETGLSSDEFALKLLHEQHVVVSPGDCFGTMGEGYVRLSYASSVDNIHKGFDRIAKFIQNLTAKV; encoded by the coding sequence ATGAAGGATTTATCAAGGAAGATTCAAGGAATTAAAGCTGCTAAAGTTAGACAGATGTATGAGTTGTCACAAGGCTTGGAGGATGTAGTCAGCTTTGTAATAGGGGAGCCTGAGTTTGACACACCCAAAAACATTATCGATGCCGCAAAGAAGGCAATGGACAATGGCGAAACACACTATACGCCAAATGCAGGTATACTTCCTTTGCGTGTTGCAGTTAGCAAACATTTTCAAGAATTCGATAAGGTCAGCTACAATCCAGAGGATGAGATTTTTATCACAGTTGGAGGAATGCAAGGCTTATTTTTATCATTGTTAATCCTCACTAATCCAGGTGATGAAGTGATTGTTAGTGATCCTTGTTATACAAATTATTTTGGTATGATTGAAATGAATAATGCTGTGCCTGTAACGGTTCCTGTATTTGAGGAGGAAGGCTTTAATTTCACAGAAGAACGCTTGAGGGAAGCGATAACGCCGAACACAAAAGCAATTATTCTAAACTCTCCCTCGAATCCGACAGGCGCAGTCGCTAGCAGGGACACGATGGAAATGATTGCTCGGCTTGCGATGGAACATGATATATATGTCATTTTTGATGAGGTATATAAATATTTGACGTATGATGAGCCTTTCTATAATATTGCAAGGATTTCCGGTATGAAAGACAGGACAATTATTATTGATTCTGTATCGAAGTCGTTTGCAATGACAGGGTGGCGGGTTGGTTATTGTCTGGCTCCCAAACCAATCATTGCCCAAATGCAAAAAATCCAAGAATTCATGCTGTCCTGTGTAAATACACCAGCGCAATATGCTGCGATTGAGGCATTAACAGGGCCAACGGATGCCTATACCTACATGAATGAGCAATATAAAGAGCGCAGAAGCATCATGGTGGAACGGATTAATCAGATAGATAAGATATCGTGTCTAATGCCAAAGGGAGCATTTTATGTATTCATGAACATAAAGGAAACAGGGCTAAGCTCTGATGAGTTTGCACTTAAGCTTTTACACGAACAGCATGTAGTCGTTTCGCCTGGTGACTGCTTCGGAACAATGGGAGAAGGGTATGTGAGGCTCTCATATGCTTCGTCTGTTGATAATATCCATAAAGGCTTCGATAGGATTGCGAAGTTTATTCAAAATTTAACTGCCAAAGTTTAA
- a CDS encoding zinc metallopeptidase yields MFLIYFLIILIVPIFAQLRVRSAYKKYSKVKTSSHMSGREVARRILDSNGLYDVSIEETRGVLSDHYDPRSKVVRLSSDNYHGQSVAAAAIAAHEVGHAIQDQQEYAFLRFRHALVPVANIGSNFSWILILIGMLAGLSNFVLLGIVFMAAAVIFQFVTLPVEFNASSRAMDEVVSLGIIRNDEERETKKVLNAAALTYVAAAAVAVLELLRLILIYTGMQRSED; encoded by the coding sequence ATGTTTCTTATCTATTTTTTGATAATCTTGATTGTCCCTATATTTGCTCAGCTTCGAGTGAGAAGCGCATATAAAAAATACTCAAAAGTTAAGACGTCTTCACATATGTCTGGCAGAGAAGTTGCCAGAAGAATCCTAGATTCTAATGGTTTATATGATGTATCTATTGAAGAAACAAGAGGAGTATTATCAGACCACTATGATCCACGCTCAAAGGTAGTTCGTCTCTCTTCTGACAACTATCATGGCCAATCTGTGGCAGCAGCAGCGATTGCTGCCCATGAGGTAGGCCACGCAATTCAGGATCAGCAGGAATATGCTTTCCTGCGTTTCCGACATGCACTTGTTCCAGTTGCAAACATCGGTAGCAACTTCTCTTGGATTTTGATTTTGATTGGAATGCTTGCTGGCTTAAGCAACTTTGTATTGCTGGGAATCGTGTTTATGGCAGCAGCGGTAATATTTCAGTTTGTGACATTGCCAGTTGAGTTTAATGCTTCCAGCAGAGCTATGGATGAAGTAGTCAGCCTCGGAATTATTCGTAATGACGAAGAAAGAGAAACAAAAAAAGTTCTAAACGCAGCAGCGTTAACATATGTAGCAGCAGCAGCTGTTGCTGTCCTTGAATTACTTCGATTAATCCTTATATATACAGGAATGCAAAGAAGCGAAGATTAA
- a CDS encoding hemolysin family protein, which yields MDGFIVLNLFLVAVFIGLTAFFVGAEFAILKVRMSRIDQLIAEGNKKALIAKKVAQNLDFYLSACQLGITITALVLGALGEPTVEKMLHPLFERFNVPEALATVLSYAIALSVVTFLHVVLGELAPKTLAIQYAEKMTLMLAPPLYWFGKVTKPFIAALNGSSRALLRMFGVKPAGHESVHSEEELKLIVTQSYESGEINRTELEYLENIFAFDERILKDIMIPKERIVSVEKGMPFAELITILDEHEYTRYPVTENGVFIGFINTKEMLTNIVAGRELKLEKFIHKLPSFMETAPIKDALLKMQQSSTHLAIVKNKNGQTAGIVSMEDILEEIVGEIGDDLLDAVPAK from the coding sequence TTGGACGGATTTATAGTATTAAATTTGTTTTTAGTAGCCGTATTTATTGGATTGACTGCATTTTTTGTTGGTGCTGAGTTTGCGATATTGAAGGTAAGGATGTCACGGATCGATCAATTAATAGCAGAAGGTAATAAGAAGGCTTTGATAGCAAAAAAAGTTGCTCAAAATCTCGATTTTTACCTGTCTGCCTGTCAGCTGGGAATTACAATAACTGCATTAGTACTTGGTGCATTAGGCGAACCTACAGTAGAGAAAATGCTTCATCCTCTATTTGAAAGGTTTAATGTTCCAGAAGCTTTAGCAACAGTGCTGTCTTATGCGATCGCTTTATCAGTCGTTACATTTCTCCATGTTGTGCTTGGAGAGCTAGCACCTAAAACATTGGCCATTCAATATGCTGAAAAGATGACGCTTATGCTTGCGCCACCATTATATTGGTTTGGTAAAGTAACTAAGCCTTTCATAGCTGCTTTAAACGGCTCTTCCCGTGCTCTTCTTCGAATGTTTGGGGTAAAACCAGCTGGTCATGAATCAGTCCATTCTGAGGAAGAATTAAAGCTGATTGTTACACAAAGCTATGAAAGTGGCGAAATCAACAGAACAGAGCTGGAGTACTTGGAGAATATCTTTGCATTTGATGAGCGAATTTTAAAAGATATTATGATACCGAAAGAGCGCATTGTTTCTGTAGAAAAAGGCATGCCATTTGCGGAATTAATTACAATTTTGGATGAGCATGAATATACGCGATATCCTGTTACCGAAAACGGAGTATTTATCGGGTTTATTAATACAAAAGAAATGCTGACAAATATTGTTGCAGGAAGAGAGCTTAAGTTGGAAAAGTTCATCCATAAACTCCCAAGTTTTATGGAGACAGCTCCTATTAAGGACGCTCTTTTGAAAATGCAGCAAAGCAGCACACATTTAGCCATTGTGAAAAATAAGAACGGTCAAACAGCAGGTATTGTTTCGATGGAAGACATATTGGAAGAAATCGTCGGTGAAATTGGAGATGACCTTCTGGATGCTGTACCGGCTAAATAA
- a CDS encoding hemolysin family protein produces MDIITLTNLFILVILIVLTAFFVGSEFAVVKIRMSRIDQLIAEGNKKAVMAKKVAGNLDYYLSACQLGITVTALGLGALGKPAIERILYPVFDLLNVPGSVSSIASYAIAFILVTFLHVVVGEMAPKTLAIEFPEKLTLMLSGPLYWFGKIMYPFIWALNGASGRILRIFGVKPAGHEHAYSEEELKIVMAQSYQGGELNETELEYMENVFAFDERVAKDIMVPRTSLITLDQEMKREEIIKVLDEFNYTRYPVTIDGDKDNIVGMVNIKKMLSNMATGRNRQLKEFIRDLPIVLEVTRIQDILYKMQKERIHMVLVIDEYGGTSGILTMEDILEELVGEIRDEFDADEVEDIQSIGEYRYIVNGRVLLEDLEEQFGISFDEKETIDTIGGWMQFQLVDNVQLDDQVEYGKYVWTVTEMDNYQIKQVTLTRLESSEDAIEVLN; encoded by the coding sequence TTGGACATAATTACTCTTACAAATCTGTTCATACTTGTAATCTTGATCGTGCTTACGGCATTTTTCGTCGGCTCTGAGTTTGCGGTCGTTAAAATTAGAATGTCGCGAATCGATCAGCTGATTGCAGAAGGGAACAAAAAAGCAGTAATGGCAAAAAAAGTGGCCGGTAATCTCGATTATTACCTCTCAGCCTGTCAGCTAGGTATTACGGTGACAGCATTAGGACTTGGTGCACTAGGAAAACCTGCAATAGAACGGATTCTATACCCGGTGTTTGATTTGTTGAATGTGCCTGGGTCTGTATCTTCAATCGCTTCCTATGCGATTGCATTTATCCTAGTTACTTTCTTGCATGTTGTCGTCGGTGAAATGGCGCCTAAAACTTTAGCAATTGAGTTTCCAGAAAAGCTAACATTGATGTTATCAGGACCATTGTATTGGTTTGGTAAAATCATGTACCCATTCATTTGGGCGTTAAACGGTGCGTCTGGAAGAATTCTGCGAATCTTTGGTGTTAAACCTGCAGGACACGAGCATGCCTACTCAGAAGAAGAGTTGAAGATAGTCATGGCACAAAGCTATCAGGGTGGAGAATTAAATGAGACAGAGCTTGAATATATGGAAAATGTCTTCGCCTTTGATGAGCGTGTTGCAAAAGATATTATGGTGCCAAGGACATCTTTAATTACATTGGATCAAGAGATGAAAAGAGAAGAAATCATTAAAGTATTGGATGAGTTTAATTATACACGTTACCCAGTAACAATAGATGGTGATAAAGACAATATCGTCGGAATGGTCAACATCAAAAAAATGTTATCCAATATGGCAACAGGTAGGAACCGTCAGCTCAAGGAATTTATCCGTGACTTACCAATTGTATTAGAAGTTACTCGAATTCAGGATATTTTGTATAAAATGCAAAAAGAAAGAATTCATATGGTATTAGTCATTGATGAGTATGGAGGTACATCTGGAATCTTGACAATGGAAGATATTCTGGAGGAACTAGTTGGCGAGATTAGGGACGAATTTGATGCAGATGAAGTGGAAGATATTCAAAGCATCGGAGAATATCGTTATATAGTAAATGGCCGAGTATTACTGGAAGACTTGGAAGAGCAATTTGGCATCAGCTTTGATGAAAAGGAAACGATTGATACAATCGGAGGCTGGATGCAGTTTCAGTTAGTTGATAATGTTCAACTGGATGATCAAGTCGAATATGGTAAGTATGTATGGACAGTCACCGAAATGGATAATTATCAGATTAAGCAAGTTACATTGACACGTTTAGAATCAAGTGAAGATGCTATTGAAGTTCTTAACTAA
- a CDS encoding MerR family transcriptional regulator, producing MRIGKVAELSGLSSRTIDYYTQIGLLEVQRSSSNYRLYPEDVLETLERIKILKQQRMSMEEIKEVLHSEFSGDIEPIICDVQDEINCLQKKLSILEEKLKNVPPEEKLKVYKRIEPKMTAIMTLLALL from the coding sequence TTGCGTATCGGAAAAGTGGCGGAATTAAGCGGTTTATCATCGAGGACAATTGATTATTATACTCAAATTGGGTTGCTGGAGGTACAGCGGTCTTCCTCTAATTACCGCTTATATCCAGAGGACGTACTTGAAACACTGGAAAGAATTAAAATTCTAAAACAGCAAAGAATGTCCATGGAGGAAATTAAGGAAGTACTCCACTCAGAATTTTCAGGTGACATCGAACCGATTATTTGCGATGTACAGGATGAAATAAACTGTTTACAAAAAAAGCTGTCTATTCTTGAAGAAAAACTAAAAAATGTACCGCCAGAAGAGAAACTGAAGGTATATAAACGTATTGAACCGAAAATGACAGCAATTATGACGCTGTTAGCATTGTTATAA
- a CDS encoding helix-turn-helix domain-containing protein — MIFGERLKQEREKKGWSQLELSEKIHVSRQSVSKWETGKNYPSIEIIIHLSDLFGVTIDEMLRSDEELKDKVIKDSKKLAYPKWKVFFESIFTIGVLLMVGKIVIMLFNYFDWTNISLEGLPTGTSFLPLVLMLVGGIGADQLKNKYID; from the coding sequence ATGATTTTTGGTGAGCGTTTGAAACAAGAACGTGAAAAAAAGGGATGGTCTCAGCTTGAACTCTCTGAGAAGATTCATGTTAGCCGTCAGTCTGTTTCAAAATGGGAAACTGGCAAGAACTATCCCAGTATTGAAATAATCATTCATTTAAGTGATTTATTTGGCGTTACAATCGATGAAATGCTAAGGAGTGATGAAGAATTGAAGGACAAAGTGATTAAAGATAGTAAGAAGCTCGCATATCCAAAGTGGAAGGTGTTCTTTGAGAGCATCTTTACAATTGGTGTTCTGTTAATGGTTGGAAAAATTGTTATTATGCTGTTCAATTATTTTGATTGGACAAATATAAGTTTAGAAGGGTTGCCAACAGGAACTTCATTCCTACCTTTAGTGTTAATGCTTGTTGGTGGAATTGGAGCAGATCAGCTGAAAAATAAATATATAGATTAA
- a CDS encoding right-handed parallel beta-helix repeat-containing protein, producing the protein MMKKILLLLATIIAAVCLFVYLQQDDTDTEEQETKVAAAKQTLYVAEDGEDENAGTIEEPFKTLEKASLEATPGTTVYIRAGTYYEALDVNHSGTKTDPITFEAYKGEKVIISGENMEDVEEDTALASIIDKSYITLKGLTFSDLSTRLADETVIGIYVAGNSSHITIKDNTVRNIKTLHDDGNGHGIAFYATKAMKDITIENNLVENLKLGASEALVLNGNIDGFVISHNTVRNNDNIGIDMIGYEGTSEENDYVRNGTVSHNIVSNNTSYGNPAYGEDYSAGGIYIDGGRDITVDQNTIYNNDLGIEATSEHLKKYAINIDITNNTVYENNYTGISIGGYDTDRGGTKDSTISKNILYKNDIKGLDGGQLMLQHDTSGNKIEKNILSSSDNGIFIVNYFTANTKNSLASNIYDKEEEKEPLWVWKNEEYTSITDFQDATNSDSNSMYMDPDFVDADSGDFTLNADSPVKEIIE; encoded by the coding sequence ATGATGAAAAAAATATTATTACTATTGGCAACTATTATCGCTGCTGTCTGTCTGTTCGTTTATTTACAACAGGATGACACAGACACAGAAGAACAAGAAACAAAGGTAGCAGCAGCTAAACAGACACTTTATGTAGCAGAAGATGGGGAAGACGAAAATGCGGGGACCATTGAGGAACCATTCAAGACATTGGAAAAGGCGAGTTTAGAAGCTACTCCTGGCACTACTGTATATATACGTGCAGGAACCTATTATGAGGCGTTAGATGTGAACCATAGTGGAACGAAAACAGACCCAATTACTTTTGAAGCGTATAAGGGAGAAAAAGTCATTATCAGTGGTGAAAATATGGAGGATGTAGAGGAGGACACTGCTCTCGCATCTATTATCGATAAAAGCTATATTACTCTAAAAGGGCTAACGTTTTCTGACTTATCTACAAGGCTTGCAGATGAAACGGTCATCGGAATATATGTTGCAGGAAACAGCAGTCATATTACGATTAAGGATAATACGGTCCGAAATATAAAAACATTACATGATGATGGAAACGGTCATGGGATTGCCTTTTATGCGACCAAAGCTATGAAAGACATAACAATAGAAAATAACCTTGTAGAAAATTTAAAGCTTGGTGCGAGTGAAGCGCTTGTTTTAAACGGAAACATTGATGGATTTGTTATTTCGCATAATACTGTCCGCAACAATGATAATATTGGAATTGATATGATTGGCTATGAGGGCACAAGTGAAGAGAATGATTATGTTCGAAATGGAACGGTCAGTCACAATATTGTGTCCAATAATACATCATATGGAAACCCTGCTTACGGAGAAGACTACAGTGCTGGGGGAATTTATATTGATGGTGGCAGGGATATTACGGTAGACCAAAATACTATCTACAATAATGACCTTGGGATTGAAGCAACGTCTGAACATCTTAAGAAATATGCCATTAATATTGATATTACCAATAATACTGTATATGAAAATAATTATACGGGGATTTCAATTGGCGGTTATGATACGGACCGAGGAGGCACAAAGGACTCGACTATTTCTAAAAATATATTGTACAAAAATGATATCAAAGGTTTGGACGGCGGACAATTAATGCTGCAGCATGATACGAGCGGCAATAAAATCGAAAAAAATATCCTTTCCTCAAGTGATAACGGAATATTCATTGTTAATTATTTCACTGCTAATACAAAAAATTCTCTCGCAAGCAATATCTATGATAAGGAAGAGGAGAAGGAGCCGCTTTGGGTTTGGAAAAACGAAGAATATACAAGCATTACTGACTTCCAAGATGCAACAAATAGTGACAGTAATTCCATGTATATGGATCCTGATTTTGTTGATGCAGACAGTGGTGATTTTACGCTGAACGCTGACTCTCCTGTGAAGGAAATTATTGAATAA